A stretch of the Lolium perenne isolate Kyuss_39 chromosome 3, Kyuss_2.0, whole genome shotgun sequence genome encodes the following:
- the LOC127343905 gene encoding histone deacetylase 18 gives MADRPAVTRGVNEADPFRTSSSHGARRVRRVGQGDLAAAGVDLDAAAVVSAERRVHRVDTGDLAAVGVDLDASAVVSTERRGCLGDPNALVAAVAGNGKATEELQMDYQKFVSIFYKTLNEKPSTIYKFYDKDAILVWTPHTKDLTSEIRTKKVIKWYMSDAESAPSTQFYPHCFVAQQQGELIVLVVNGNCKGFGLNRSNYVQSFLLTKKCIILSDFLFVFKHDTPIRVPRNQPRPVHLAADFMRGQSMRYFEQSSSFKDSKEIEQDKHLVDFRTGKWSSFTGSKEIEQDNHLVDSRTGKFTVRKTVAVVYDDRMLLHRPDFYCKDGSVRMIQHNEPADVDDIPERISCIMDKLYEDNLMDRVTVVEPSFASVDDVLSVHCPDYAEFIECLPPSPANLDKYMFYNTPDMFCSEGTRDAVLLAAGAAIKAAQLVNSGEYQKAFAIVRPPGHHAGRDEAEGFCYFNNLVIAALNLLRKHEVKKILGVDWDVHHGNGSQELLYSSNEVLFFSCFNNALRYPKTMKQGVEHVGKGKGAGYNVNVPLRTNFGDADMLYVWEEILLPLLKEFDPDIILLSCGFDAALGDVGLAKVTAPCYATLLHKLIESGNGKVVLILEGGYNLQVLANCASHCVRLMTGDTEVLLKDDTIKAPPKSTKDTVNLLKHHLSRYWEVFKDC, from the exons ATGGCGGATCGTCCCGCGGTTACGAGAGGGGTCAACGAAGCAGACCCGTTCCGCACCTCCTCGAGTCATGGCGCG AGGCGCGTTCGTCGTGTAGGCCAAGGCGATCTGGCCGCTGCGGGCGTGGATCTGGACGCCGCCGCCGTTGTCTCTGCTGAG AGGCGCGTTCATCGTGTAGACACAGGCGATCTGGCCGCTGTGGGCGTGGATCTGGACGCCTCAGCCGTTGTCTCCACTGAG AGGCGAGGTTGTCTTGGAGACCCAAACGCTCTTGTTGCCGCCGTGGCAGGAAATGGAAAAGCAACT GAGGAGTTGCAGATGGATTATCAGAAATTTGTTTCCATATTTTATAAGACATTAAATGAGAAACCCAGCACCATCTACAAATTCTATGATAAGGATGCTATTCTTGTTTGGACACCTCACACCAAAGATTTAACTTCTGAAATCAGAACAAAGAAG GTTATAAAATGGTATATGTCAGATGCAGAGTCAGCGCCCTCAACACAGTTCTATCCACATTGCTTTGTTGCCCAGCAACAAGGTGAACTAATTGTACTTGTGGTAAATGGTAACTGCAAGGGTTTCGGACTCAACAGAAGCAATTATGTTCAGTCGTTTCTGCTTACAAAAAAATGCATTATCCTCTCCGACTTTTTATTCGTTTTTAAACATG ACACACCGATCAGAGTCCCTAGGAATCAGCCACGACCTGTGCACCTAGCAGCAG ACTTCATGAGAGGTCAAAGCATGAGATACTTTGAGCAGAGTAGCAGCTTCAAAGACTCCAAG GAAATAGAACAGGATAAACATTTGGTAGATTTCAGAACTGGGAAGTGGAGCAGCTTCACAGGATCCAAA GAAATAGAACAGGATAATCATTTGGTAGATTCCAGAACTGGGAAGTTCACTGTTCGGAAGACTGTTGCGGTAGTCTATGATGATCGAATGTTGCTGCACAGGCCTGATTTTTACTGTAAAGATGGTTCTGTACGGATGATTCAGCATAACGAACCTGCTGATGTAGACGACATTCCAGAAAGGATTAGCTGCATTATGGATAAGTTGTATGAGGATAACTTAATGGATAG ggtTACAGTTGTAGAACCAAGCTTCGCTAGTGTGGATGATGTATTGTCCGTTCATTGTCCTGATTATGCTGAATTTATCGAGTGTCTGCCTCCAAGCCCAGCAAATCTTGATAAGTATATGTTCTATAACACGCCAGACATGTTTTGCTCAGAAGGTACACGTGATGCAGTGCTGTTAGCTGCTGGTGCGGCAATCAAA GCTGCTCAACTTGTGAACTCCGGGGAATATCAAAAGGCATTTGCTATTGTCCGTCCGCCAGGGCATCATGCAGGAAGAGATGAGGCGGAAGGCTTTTGCTATTTCAATAACCTGGTCATTGCAGCACTAAATCTGCTACGAAAACAT GAAGTGAAGAAGATTCTTGGGGTGGACTGGGATGTCCACCATGGAAACGGTAGTCAAGAGCTCCTGTATTCCAGCAACGAAGTACTCTTCTTTTCATGTTTCAA CAACGCTTTACGCTATCCGAAGACGATGAAACAAGGTGTTGAGCATGTAGGAAAGGGAAAGGGAGCAGGTTATAATGTTAATGTTCCACTTCGTACCAACTTTGGTGATGCTGATATGTTATACGTCTGGGAAGAAATTCTTCTGCCACTTCTTAAAGAGTTTGATCCAGATATCATTTTGCTATCATGTGGCTTCGACGCAG CGTTAGGCGATGTTGGTCTTGCCAAGGTTACAGCCCCGTGTTATGCTACACTGTTACACAAG CTAATCGAATCTGGCAATGGGAAAGTGGTTCTAATCCTTGAAGGAGGGTACAATTTACAAGTTTTGGCTAACTGCGCTTCTCATTGTGTCCGTTTGATGACTGGTGACACCGAGGTACTGTTGAAGGATGACACTATTAAAGCCCCTCCCAAGTCTACCAAGGACACTGTCAATCTCTTGAAGCACCATCTCTCCAGATACTGGGAGGTGTTCAAGGACTGCTGA
- the LOC127343906 gene encoding uncharacterized protein: protein MVEAPPKLHSAAATSWPELLAPFDLSRLRSTLSCRPLTPRRLARLLALPLSPSTSLLLLQWYAASHPAVSSLPLRPLLAAADADPERALSLLESIPSSHLPPIRESLLIPLLRSLAPGRALHLLDQLPRRFAVTPSFRSYNTVLAALARADCHTDVLGLYHRMVHRDRVPPTTFTFGIAAGALCRLGRADEALVMLRSMARHGCIPDTVLYQTVIHALCAQGGVNEAATLLDEMFLMGCSADTQTFNDIVHGLCTLGRLREAARLVDRMLVRGCMPNSMTYGFLLQGLCRAKQVDEARTMLRRVPELNVVLFNTVIGGCLSDGKLTEATELYEIMGSKGCPPDAHTFSILIHGLCKRGEVGSAMRVLREMEEKGCAPNMVTYTILLHSFCRKGMWDDIRAMLEVLSAKGLSMNSQGYNGMIYAVCKEGRMDDARTLMQEMKCKGYKPDICTYNTIIYHLCKNDQIEEAEYLFENLLDQGVVANGITYNTLIHALLRKGSLKDAINLANDMVLHGCSLDVVTYNGLIKALCRDGNVDRSVALLTEMTENGIKPNNVTYNLLVSELCKKRRVRDALELSKEMLNQGLTPDIVTYNTLINGLCKMGWMRAALNLLEKLHSEDVCADIITYNILISWHCKARFLDDANMLLNRAVADGITPNERTWGIMVPNFARKPLSFLSDKVEGH from the coding sequence ATGGTGGAAGCCCCACCCAAGCTCCACTCCGCAGCCGCCACATCGTGGCCGGAGCTGCTCGCCCCATTCGACCTCTCCCGCCTCCGCTCCACGCTCTCCTGCCGCCCGCTCACCCCGCGCCGCCTCGcccgcctcctcgcgctcccgctGTCGCCGTCCACCTCCCTCCTCCTGCTGCAGTGGTACGCCGCCTCCCACCCCGCCGTCTCTTCTCTCCCGCTCCGCCcactcctcgccgccgccgacgcagaCCCGGAGCGCGCGCTCTCCCTCCTCGAATCCATCCCCTCCTCCCACCTCCCCCCAATCCGCGAGTCCCTCCTCATCCCGCTCTTGCGCTCCTTGGCCCCCGGCCGCGCCCTCCACCTGCTCGACCAGTTGCCCCGCCGCTTCGCCGTCACACCCTCCTTTCGCTCCTACAACACCGTCCTCGCGGCGCTCGCCAGGGCCGACTGCCACACCGACGTGCTCGGGCTCTACCACCGGATGGTCCACAGGGACCGCGTCCCACCCACCACCTTCACCTTCGGCATCGCTGCAGGCGCCCTCTGCCGCCTCGGACGTGCCGACGAGGCGCTCGTGATGCTCCGCAGCATGGCGCGGCACGGTTGCATACCTGACACAGTGCTCTACCAGACGGTCATCCACGCGCTGTGTGCCCAGGGTGGGGTCAACGAGGCCGCCACGCTCCTCGACGAGATGTTCCTCATGGGGTGCTCCGCGGATACCCAAACCTTCAATGACATCGTGCACGGGCTATGCACGCTGGGGCGTCTACGCGAGGCGGCGAGGCTGGTGGACAGGATGCTGGTAAGAGGCTGCATGCCAAACTCCATGACGTACGGGTTCCTTCTCCAGGGTCTGTGTCGAGCAAAGCAGGTGGATGAAGCACGCACAATGCTTCGGAGGGTGCCTGAGTTGAATGTTGTGCTGTTTAACACGGTGATTGGGGGCTGTCTGTCCGATGGGAAGCTAACGGAGGCGACAGAGCTGTATGAGATAATGGGATCAAAAGGCTGCCCACCAGATGCGCACACTTTTAGTATATTGATACATGGGCTCTGCAAGCGTGGGGAGGTTGGTTCGGCCATGAGGGTTCTTAGAGAGATGGAGGAGAAGGGTTGTGCTCCAAACATGGTGACCTACACGATTTTGCTGCATTCCTTTTGCAGGAAAGGCATGTGGGATGATATAAGAGCAATGCTGGAGGTACTGTCGGCAAAGGGCTTGAGTATGAATTCGCAAGGATACAATGGGATGATATATGCTGTATGTAAGGAAGGCAGGATGGATGACGCGAGGACACTCATGCAAGAGATGAAGTGTAAAGGTTACAAGCCTGATATTTGCACGTATAACACAATAATTTACCATCTCTGCAAGAATGACCAGATCGAAGAGGCTGAGTATCTATTTGAAAATTTGCTTGACCAGGGTGTTGTCGCCAATGGAATAACTTATAATACGCTCATTCATGCACTGTTGCGCAAAGGAAGCTTGAAGGATGCCATAAACCTTGCTAATGATATGGTACTTCATGGCTGCTCACTTGATGTTGTTACTTACAATGGTCTCATAAAAGCCCTGTGCAGAGATGGGAATGTTGATCGGAGCGTGGCGTTGCTGACGGAAATGACAGAAAACGGAATTAAGCCAAATAATGTTACGTACAACCTCTTGGTTAGTGAGCTCTGTAAGAAAAGAAGGGTGCGTGATGCACTAGAGCTCTCAAAGGAGATGTTAAACCAAGGCCTTACTCCTGACATTGTCACGTACAACACACTCATAAATGGGTTATGCAAAATGGGATGGATGCGTGCTGCCCTGAATCTCCTAGAGAAGTTACACAGTGAAGATGTGTGTGCCGATATTATTACGTATAATATCCTCATTAGTTGGCACTGCAAGGCGAGATTCCTTGATGATGCTAATATGCTTCTAAACAGAGCAGTGGCTGATGGGATAACACCTAATGAGCGTACATGGGGCATTATGGTGCCAAATTTTGCTAGAAAGCCACTTAGTTTTTTATCTGACAAGGTTGAAGGTCATTAA